In one Chloroflexota bacterium genomic region, the following are encoded:
- the era gene encoding GTPase Era, giving the protein MHPNSPIEFRTGFVAVMGRPNVGKSTLINALIGQKIAAVSPKPQTTRKQQLGIFTTDTAQIVFVDTPGLHNPHHKLGKYMNEEAADALDDTNLILFVVDISQMPPHEEDRILLNLLDELKQAPKVILALNKIDRVEAGDVAPSAAAYAELLPEAEICHISATRGRGLEQLVEQLTLNLPIGPPYYPPDQITNLYEREIAADLIRAASLIHLRDEVPHAIAVRIDEYTQRTEELVYIRATLFVERDSQKGIVIGQNGKMLKRIGSHARTQISSMTGGNVYLQLRIKVRPNWRNNEKMLRQFGFQRWE; this is encoded by the coding sequence ATGCACCCAAACTCACCAATTGAATTTCGCACTGGCTTTGTAGCCGTCATGGGACGCCCCAACGTGGGCAAATCTACCCTGATCAACGCGCTGATCGGGCAAAAAATTGCCGCAGTTTCGCCAAAGCCACAAACCACTCGCAAGCAACAACTCGGCATCTTCACCACAGATACCGCCCAGATCGTCTTTGTCGATACGCCCGGCCTGCACAACCCGCATCACAAATTGGGTAAATATATGAATGAAGAAGCCGCTGATGCGCTCGATGACACCAACCTGATTCTATTTGTGGTGGACATCAGCCAGATGCCGCCTCATGAAGAAGACCGGATTTTACTTAATTTGCTGGATGAACTGAAACAAGCCCCAAAGGTGATCCTGGCCCTGAACAAAATTGACCGTGTGGAAGCAGGGGATGTAGCCCCAAGCGCGGCAGCCTATGCAGAGCTACTCCCCGAGGCTGAAATCTGCCACATCTCAGCCACCCGCGGCCGCGGCCTCGAACAACTCGTAGAGCAACTCACCCTCAATCTGCCCATAGGGCCGCCATACTATCCACCTGACCAAATTACCAATCTCTACGAGCGCGAAATTGCCGCCGACCTGATCCGCGCCGCCAGCCTGATTCACCTGCGCGACGAAGTTCCTCACGCCATTGCAGTGCGCATTGACGAATATACCCAGCGCACCGAAGAGCTTGTCTATATCCGTGCGACTCTTTTTGTAGAGCGCGATTCACAAAAAGGCATCGTCATTGGGCAAAACGGCAAAATGCTCAAGCGCATCGGCTCACATGCGCGCACCCAAATTTCCAGCATGACCGGCGGCAATGTCTACCTACAACTGCGCATCAAGGTGCGCCCCAACTGGCGCAATAACGAAAAGATGTTACGTCAATTTGGTTTTCAGCGCTGGGAGTAA
- a CDS encoding lysoplasmalogenase, which translates to MKYRFLYIALYIAIVNWIAATKKWKWLVYLTKPAVILAIMAYVWRLRPYLIASDGRFNWLIGALLFSLVGDILLMLPGNFFTPGLVAFLLGHVAYIISFAAVSTFTLNAPLIIVVSMVSVTANQIYRQITRALEHRGNQKLKIPVLIYTSTISVMLIMALNTLTSNSFETYRALFASGGALLFSLSDTWLAWDRFVEPLPWRNFRVMATYHVGQAFLCLGFLMTF; encoded by the coding sequence ATGAAATATCGCTTCCTCTACATTGCGCTCTATATTGCGATCGTAAACTGGATTGCCGCCACAAAAAAATGGAAATGGCTGGTTTATCTCACCAAGCCCGCTGTCATACTGGCAATTATGGCCTATGTCTGGCGGTTGCGCCCTTACCTGATAGCCTCCGATGGCCGCTTCAATTGGCTAATCGGCGCGCTGCTCTTCTCGCTAGTGGGCGATATTTTGCTCATGCTGCCCGGCAATTTCTTCACTCCCGGCTTGGTCGCATTCTTGTTGGGACATGTGGCCTATATCATCAGTTTCGCGGCCGTCAGCACATTCACATTGAATGCCCCCCTAATCATCGTCGTGAGCATGGTGAGCGTAACCGCAAATCAAATCTATCGGCAAATCACCAGAGCGTTAGAGCATAGAGGTAATCAAAAGTTAAAAATCCCTGTACTTATTTACACCAGTACAATCTCGGTTATGCTAATTATGGCGCTGAACACCCTGACCAGTAATTCCTTTGAAACCTACCGGGCGCTATTTGCCAGCGGAGGCGCGCTGCTGTTTTCACTCTCGGATACCTGGCTGGCGTGGGATCGCTTTGTAGAACCATTGCCTTGGCGCAATTTTCGTGTGATGGCAACCTATCATGTCGGGCAAGCGTTTTTGTGCCTGGGATTTTTGATGACATTTTAG